In Rahnella sikkimica, the following are encoded in one genomic region:
- a CDS encoding glutathione peroxidase, translating into MFSSQEGKHVPHVTFHTRQGDQWVDLSTDQLFKNKTVIVFSLPGAFTPTCSSSHLPRYNELAPVFRQHGVDSILCVSVNDTFVMNAWKSEQKASNITFIPDGNGEFTKGMDMLVEKADLGFGPRSWRYSMLVRNGVVEKMFVEPNKPGDPFEVSDADTMLKYLAPEYKVQESVSVFTKPGCPFCAKAKQMLQERGIQYEEIVLGKDATTVSLRAVTGRATVPQVFIGGRHIGGSDDLDVYLHSETQDVCEVAQ; encoded by the coding sequence ATGTTTTCAAGCCAGGAAGGTAAACACGTTCCGCACGTTACTTTTCACACCCGCCAGGGCGATCAGTGGGTAGATCTCAGCACCGACCAATTGTTCAAAAACAAAACAGTGATTGTCTTTTCACTGCCGGGCGCATTTACCCCGACCTGTTCTTCAAGCCATCTGCCGCGTTACAACGAACTGGCACCGGTGTTCAGACAACACGGCGTTGACAGCATTCTGTGCGTCTCTGTAAACGACACGTTCGTGATGAATGCCTGGAAATCAGAGCAGAAGGCATCGAACATTACCTTTATTCCGGACGGCAACGGTGAATTCACCAAAGGTATGGACATGCTGGTCGAGAAAGCTGATTTAGGTTTCGGCCCGCGCTCATGGCGTTATTCCATGCTGGTACGTAACGGCGTGGTCGAGAAAATGTTCGTTGAGCCAAACAAGCCGGGCGACCCGTTTGAAGTGTCAGATGCGGACACGATGCTGAAATACCTGGCACCAGAATACAAAGTGCAGGAATCGGTCTCTGTGTTCACCAAACCGGGTTGTCCGTTCTGTGCCAAAGCCAAGCAAATGTTGCAGGAACGCGGCATTCAGTATGAAGAAATCGTACTGGGCAAAGACGCCACCACCGTCAGCCTGCGCGCTGTCACCGGCCGCGCGACCGTGCCGCAAGTCTTCATCGGCGGACGCCACATCGGCGGAAGCGACGATCTGGACGTTTACCTGCACTCGGAAACACAAGATGTGTGCGAAGTTGCACAATAA
- the oxyR gene encoding DNA-binding transcriptional regulator OxyR: protein MNIRDLEYLVALAEFRHFRRAADSCHVSQPTLSGQIRKLEDELGVMLLERTSRKVLFTQAGLLLVDQARTVLREVKVLKEMASQQGEAMSGPMHIGLIPTVGPYLLPQIIPSLHKTFPKLEMYLHEAQTHQLLAQLDSGKLDCAILALVKESEAFIEVPLFDEPMKLAIYDDHPWASRDRVAMADLAGEKLLMLEDGHCLRDQALGFCFQAGADEDTHFRATSLETLRNMVAAGSGITLLPALAVPNERSRDGVTYLTCDKPEPRRTIALVYRPGSPLRGRYEQLAEAIKEHMQPYMDKAAGLKKAV, encoded by the coding sequence ATGAACATTCGTGATTTAGAGTATCTGGTGGCACTGGCAGAGTTTCGTCACTTCCGCCGTGCAGCAGATTCCTGTCATGTCAGCCAGCCGACGTTAAGCGGGCAAATCCGTAAGCTGGAAGATGAACTGGGCGTTATGCTGCTTGAAAGAACCAGCCGCAAGGTGCTGTTTACACAAGCCGGTTTGCTGCTGGTCGATCAGGCGCGCACGGTGCTGCGTGAAGTGAAAGTTCTCAAAGAGATGGCCAGTCAGCAGGGCGAAGCGATGTCCGGGCCAATGCATATCGGGCTAATTCCTACCGTCGGGCCTTATCTGTTGCCGCAAATCATTCCTTCACTGCATAAAACATTCCCTAAACTCGAAATGTATCTGCACGAAGCGCAAACCCATCAGTTACTGGCGCAGCTTGACAGCGGAAAACTCGATTGCGCAATTCTGGCGCTGGTCAAAGAAAGCGAAGCCTTTATTGAAGTGCCGCTGTTTGATGAACCGATGAAACTGGCGATCTACGACGATCACCCGTGGGCATCACGCGATCGCGTGGCGATGGCGGATCTGGCCGGTGAAAAACTGCTGATGCTGGAAGACGGGCACTGCCTGCGCGATCAGGCGCTCGGTTTTTGCTTCCAGGCCGGGGCGGACGAAGATACGCATTTTCGCGCAACCAGCCTTGAAACGCTGCGTAATATGGTGGCGGCGGGAAGCGGCATTACATTGCTGCCGGCACTGGCTGTGCCGAATGAGCGCAGCCGCGATGGTGTAACGTATCTGACCTGTGACAAACCGGAACCCCGTCGCACGATTGCGCTGGTGTATCGTCCCGGTTCGCCACTGCGTGGGCGCTATGAACAACTGGCCGAAGCCATCAAAGAGCACATGCAACCTTATATGGATAAAGCCGCGGGCTTAAAAAAGGCGGTTTAA